The Chitinophaga sp. Cy-1792 genome contains the following window.
AAGACTAAAAACGACGCCAAAACATGGCTGGTAAATGGTCAGATCCTGGAAGCAATGGGTACAAAAGCAAAAGATGCTTCTTTAGCCCTGCAAGCGTTTGATTCTTACAAAAAAGCGCTCGAGATCGATCCTAAAATGAAAGAAGCGGTGCTGGTAATGAACCAGTCTATGTACAACATCTATGCTGTTGTTGCAAACGCTGGTTATGCTGCCCTGAACGAACAGAAATGGGAACCGGCAGTAACTAACTTCTCTAAAGCAGAAGAAGTAGTAACCTACTTCAACGGCAAAAACCTGGGTAGCACCATCCCTACAGATACCAGCCTTGTATTCTACACCGGTTATGCCGCTAACCAGGCTGGCCAGAAAGACCAGGCACTGACCTATCTGCAGAAAGCTGCTGACTTACAGTTCAAAGGTGAACCTGCACTGTATGTTATCCTGGGTCAGTTATATGAAGAAAAAGGTGATAACGCTAACTGGCTGAAAGCCATCGAACAGGGTAAAACTGTTTTCCCTAAAGACAAGCGTTTCAACGATATGGAAATGATGTACTATACCAAAACCGGTAAAACTACAGAACTCCTGAGCATGCTCGAAAAGAAAATTGCTGAAAATCCAGACGACCAGCAACTGCAACTGGATTACGCTATCCGCCTGGACAACCTCGCTAACCCTCACGATGAGAAAGGTAACGAAGTTGCTAAACCAGCTAACTACGAAGAGCTGATCGGTAAAGCAGAAGCTGCCTACAAAAAAGTACTGGCTGCAAATCCTGCTGATGCTATCGCTAACTTCCAGCTGGGTGCACTGTACTTCAATAAAGCAGTAGTTTACAACAAACAACTGAATGACCTGAACAGTAAAGAACAAACCGGTCCTAAAGCAAAAGAACTGCAAGGTAAAATGGAAGCACTGATGAACCAGTCTTTACCTTTCTTCGAAAAAGCTGATGAGTCTTTCGCTGCTAAAGGTGCTAACATCGAAGCTAGCGACAAACAATCTTACGAAAGCTGCCTGTATGCATTGCAGAAAATCTATGCAATCAAAAACCAGACTGCTAAAATGGATGAAGTGAAAAAGAAACTGGATGCGCTGAAATAACCGCAGCATTTATTATAATTCACGTACGTTATAAGAGCCCTGCAGCAATGCAGGGCTTTTTGTTTTATCAGCTGATGCCATAGATAAAACATCAAGGGGGGATGCCATAGGCATCCCCCCTTGATGTTTTATTCCTCTTCCTGCCGAAGGCAGGAAGAGGAATAAAACAATAGTATTTAAAGCAAAAAAATCCCGTTCTGGAAACCAGAACGGGACAATTAACTCAAACGCTGTATAAACTAGATTAAGCTTTCTTTGCAGGAGCTTTCTCAGCTTTCTTAGCAGCAGCAGCTGGTTTAGCAGCTTTCTTAGTAGTATCAGCAGCTGGTTTAGCAGCAGGAGCTTCAGTTTTAGCAGCTTTTTCTTTTTTAGCTGGTTTAGCAGCAGGTGCTTGTGCGAAAGAAGCAGCAGAGATAGTCATTACTGCTACAGCGGCGATCAGGCTTTTTTTCATGATGTTTGTCTTTTAAAAGATTAAGTAAATTAGTTCAGAGTTTGTACAGCTAAATTAAGGCGCTGCGCTTCCTTTTATGTAGTGTTTCGGTGAACAGGTTATTACTGTCGTTGAACACGGGAAATTGTACGGTCATACTACCTGCACATGGCCTGTTCTTTTCAAAACGCCCCATCCCTGTGCATTTCCCTGGATTGCTTTTTTGATGGAACGGAATAAAACTACGTACATCAGTTGACGGTAGACGAACTTCTGTGGCACCATCCAGATCAGTTTTTTCAATGGTGCTTTTTCGAATAAAAAGGCTACCATGGCCACTAACACGTCAACAAGTGTAAATAGTACGTAGCAGAAAATTATCTTGTGCATACCTGCCGCATCATGTCTGTTCCAGATAAGGCTCCATACCAGCATGATATCGGCGAGTGGCGCCAGGATAGGCAGTAACACCTGGAAGATCACGATATTTGGCAGGGATATCAGTCCCAATGCTTTATAACGGGGATTGAAGCAGGCATCGAGGTTTTTGCGGCAGCTCTGCATGATACCGTAGCTCCAGCGAAAACGTTGTTTCATGAACTGTTTCAGTGTTTCAGGTGCCTCTGTCATGGCGATGGCATCGGTGCAGTTACGGATCACATAACCTTTCCTTAAGATCCTGATGGTCAGGTCACAATCCTCTGCCAGCGTGTCTGTGGTGAATCCACCTGCTTCATCGATCGCACGTTTGCTGAAGGCACCGATAGCACCAGGAACAACGGTAATACCATTTACCAGGTCCAGCGCCCGGCGGTCGAAGTTCTGTGCGGTGATGTACTCGATAGACTGCCATCTGGCCAGTAAGGTGTTTTCATTACCTACTTTCACATTACCAGCTACTGCACCCACCTGGTCATTGTCGAAGCGTGTCATCAGGTGTTTAACTGCATCCGGATACAACTGTGTGTCTGCATCTATACAAATCACATAATCATATTTCGCATAGCCGATACCGTAGTTTAAAGCACTGGCCTTGCCTCCGTTGGGTTTGGTGAATACCTGCACCTGCGGATGACAGCCATAGGCATCGTGCATCAGGGTATAGGTATCATCTTTCGAACCATCATCTACAAAGATGATTTCAAATAACGGATATTGTTGAAGGAGCAGACTTTTAACGGTATTGACCGCATTTACAGATTCATTATAGGCAGGTACGATAATAGATACGCCTGGCAGTTTATCATCAGCAGGTACCGCCACCGGATTTCTTTTTTCTTTGAAATACTGTATGGTAGCCATTATCAGCATCACCAATATTTTCACCA
Protein-coding sequences here:
- a CDS encoding lipopolysaccharide assembly protein LapB codes for the protein MKKLLVSFLLCSATFSVMAQRAKVSSAEENLKKPDLEKAKADIDAALQNDKTKNDAKTWLVNGQILEAMGTKAKDASLALQAFDSYKKALEIDPKMKEAVLVMNQSMYNIYAVVANAGYAALNEQKWEPAVTNFSKAEEVVTYFNGKNLGSTIPTDTSLVFYTGYAANQAGQKDQALTYLQKAADLQFKGEPALYVILGQLYEEKGDNANWLKAIEQGKTVFPKDKRFNDMEMMYYTKTGKTTELLSMLEKKIAENPDDQQLQLDYAIRLDNLANPHDEKGNEVAKPANYEELIGKAEAAYKKVLAANPADAIANFQLGALYFNKAVVYNKQLNDLNSKEQTGPKAKELQGKMEALMNQSLPFFEKADESFAAKGANIEASDKQSYESCLYALQKIYAIKNQTAKMDEVKKKLDALK